A stretch of Henckelia pumila isolate YLH828 chromosome 4, ASM3356847v2, whole genome shotgun sequence DNA encodes these proteins:
- the LOC140863836 gene encoding receptor-like serine/threonine-protein kinase At1g78530 isoform X2 — protein MKLSNKDVIGSGGYGTVYKMMVSESISFAVKRLNRFSLEHDRGFERELEAMGDIKHRNIVTLHGYYAAPQYNLLIYELMPNGSLDTLLHGKSMNKMVLDWLSRYKIAVGAARGISYLHHDCIPHIIHRDIKSSNILLDHNLEARISDFGLATLMEPGKTHVSTLVAGTFGYLAPEYFDTGKATVKGDVYSFGVVLLELLTGKKPTDESFVEEGTKLVTWVKTVVQEKREECVLDSILEGCSADEINHVFGIALMCLEPEPTKRPTMAEVVKMLEQIRPE, from the exons ATGAAACTGAGCAACAAGGATGTCATAGGATCCGGAGGTTACGGGACAGTTTACAAAATGATGGTAAGTGAATCCatatcttttgctgtcaaaagaCTCAATAGATTCAGCTTGGAGCACGATCGCGGTTTTGAGAGGGAGTTGGAAGCTATGGGGGATATTAAGCATCGCAATATCGTAACCCTTCATGGGTACTATgctgctcctcagtacaatctTCTTATCTATGAACTGATGCCCAACGGCAGTTTGGACACGCTCCTTCATG GAAAATCTATGAACAAGATGGTTCTTGATTGGCTgtcgagatacaaaatagcagTTGGAGCCGCGAGGGGAATATCCTACCTCCATCACGACTGTATTCCTCACATAATACATAGAGATATTAAGTCGAGTAATATATTGTTGGATCATAACTTGGAGGCACGCATATCCGATTTTGGATTAGCTACTTTGATGGAACCGGGTAAAACTCATGTATCAACATTAGTTGCAGGAACTTTTGGATATTTGGCTCCTG AATATTTTGACACGGGGAAAGCAACAGTGAAAGGAGATGTTTACAGCTTTGGTGTTGTGTTACTAGAGCTTCTAACGGGGAAAAAGCCAACGGACGAATCATTCGTAGAAGAGGGAACTAAGCTGGTTACCTGG GTTAAGACAGTTGTCcaagaaaagagagaagaatGTGTGCTAGACAGCATTTTGGAAGGTTGTTCAGCTGACGAAATTAACCATGTTTTTGGTATAGCACTGATGTGCCTTGAGCCAGAGCCCACAAAACGACCAACCATGGCTGAAGTAGTGAAGATGCTAGAGCAGATAAGACCAGAATAA
- the LOC140863836 gene encoding receptor-like serine/threonine-protein kinase At1g78530 isoform X1, protein MENTQMLPIYITIGVVAFVISKIIMTILCYRRWKRKQMVFQDSFTGGKLVLFRSPRTNSLEPKLFLKKTMKLSNKDVIGSGGYGTVYKMMVSESISFAVKRLNRFSLEHDRGFERELEAMGDIKHRNIVTLHGYYAAPQYNLLIYELMPNGSLDTLLHGKSMNKMVLDWLSRYKIAVGAARGISYLHHDCIPHIIHRDIKSSNILLDHNLEARISDFGLATLMEPGKTHVSTLVAGTFGYLAPEYFDTGKATVKGDVYSFGVVLLELLTGKKPTDESFVEEGTKLVTWVKTVVQEKREECVLDSILEGCSADEINHVFGIALMCLEPEPTKRPTMAEVVKMLEQIRPE, encoded by the exons ATGGAAAACACGCAAATGCTACCGATCTACATCACCATTGGAGTTGTTGCTTTTGTTATCTCAAAGATTATCATGACAATCCTCTGTTATCGTAGATGGAAAAGAAAACAGATGGTTTTCCAAGACAGTTTCACAG GTGGGAAACTTGTGTTGTTCAGATCACCGAGGACCAATTCCTTGGAACCAAAACTGTTCTTGAAGAAGACAATGAAACTGAGCAACAAGGATGTCATAGGATCCGGAGGTTACGGGACAGTTTACAAAATGATGGTAAGTGAATCCatatcttttgctgtcaaaagaCTCAATAGATTCAGCTTGGAGCACGATCGCGGTTTTGAGAGGGAGTTGGAAGCTATGGGGGATATTAAGCATCGCAATATCGTAACCCTTCATGGGTACTATgctgctcctcagtacaatctTCTTATCTATGAACTGATGCCCAACGGCAGTTTGGACACGCTCCTTCATG GAAAATCTATGAACAAGATGGTTCTTGATTGGCTgtcgagatacaaaatagcagTTGGAGCCGCGAGGGGAATATCCTACCTCCATCACGACTGTATTCCTCACATAATACATAGAGATATTAAGTCGAGTAATATATTGTTGGATCATAACTTGGAGGCACGCATATCCGATTTTGGATTAGCTACTTTGATGGAACCGGGTAAAACTCATGTATCAACATTAGTTGCAGGAACTTTTGGATATTTGGCTCCTG AATATTTTGACACGGGGAAAGCAACAGTGAAAGGAGATGTTTACAGCTTTGGTGTTGTGTTACTAGAGCTTCTAACGGGGAAAAAGCCAACGGACGAATCATTCGTAGAAGAGGGAACTAAGCTGGTTACCTGG GTTAAGACAGTTGTCcaagaaaagagagaagaatGTGTGCTAGACAGCATTTTGGAAGGTTGTTCAGCTGACGAAATTAACCATGTTTTTGGTATAGCACTGATGTGCCTTGAGCCAGAGCCCACAAAACGACCAACCATGGCTGAAGTAGTGAAGATGCTAGAGCAGATAAGACCAGAATAA